The DNA window AAAGCCCGATCTGGACCAGCCTGTCCTTCGTGCGCGACGGCCGCTTCGCCGTGCTGCCGGAGACGCTGATGTTCGGCATGGTCAACGAGGCGATGCGCTTTGCCGGCCAGATGGCCGATTATGTGGGGCGGGTGTGATGAGGGATTCAGTTCCGATGTCGCCATCGCGTTGGTTCCGGCATCCCGCGCCGTTCGCGGTGGCTCTTCTGGCGCTGGCGGGATGGTTCTCCTGGCTGGAGATCGGTCCGCTTCTCACCGTCTGGCAGGACGGCCAATCGCCCATATCGGGCCTGATGCTGATGAACTCGACCTTGCCCCGGCTGGCGGTCGCGCTTCTCTGCGGCATCGCGCTGGGGCTGTCCGGCGCCCTGTTCCAGTTCGTCCTGAAAAATCCGCTGGCCTCGCCGGCCACGCTCGGCGTTTCGGCCGGCGCCAATCTGGCGCTGGTGGTGAGCATGCTGTTCGCGCCCGCCCTGATGGGCTTTGGCCGCGATGTGGTCGCGCTGGTCGGCAGCGGCGTGGCGGCCGGCGTCGTGCTGCGCCTCGGCGCCCGGCGGGATTTCTCGCCCTTCGTGCTGATCCTCGCCGGCCTCATCGTGTCGCTGTGGTGCGGCGCGCTGGCCGCTATCCTGATCCTGATGAACGACCGCTATCTCGCCGGCCTGTTCATATGGGGCGCCGGATCGCTGTCGCAGCAGAGCTGGCAACCGGCGCTGTCGCTCGCCCCGAAGCTGCTGATCGCCGCCGTTCTGGCCGGCTTGATGATCCGGCCGTTGTCGCTGCTCGAAGCCGGCGACGTGACGGCGGCGGCGCTGGGCGCCCGCGTGCCACGCTTGCGCTTCCTGGCCATTGCCATTGCCGTGGCGCTCGCCGCCTTCGTGACCAGCACGGTCGGGGTGATCAGCTTCGTCGGTCTGGTGGCGCCGGCCCTTGCCCGGCTGACCGGTGCGCGCCGGCCGGCCGCCGTCCTCCTCTGGTCGAGCGTGTTCGGAGCGGGCCTTTTGTCCGCCACCGACGGTCTAGTGCAATGGATGACCGGGGCGATGAAGGACTTCGTGCCGACCGGCGCGGTGACCGCCGTCATCGGCGCGCCGCTGTTGCTGGCGCTGCTCGGCGGGCTGAAGGCGCGTCACCGGCCGCTGCCGGCGGCCGGCGGCCATCAGGCGGCGCGGAGCATCGAACGGCGTGGCAGCGGGCGCTGGGTCGTCCTTGCCCTGGGCTTTGTCCTGCTGCTGGCGCTGGCGATTTTCATCGGCCGCGCGCCTCTCACCGGCGGATGGAGCTTGCCGCCGGCAACCGTCCTCAGCGATATTGTCGCGCTGCGCCTGCCACGCGTCCTCGCCGCCCTGGCGGCCGGCGCCATGCTGGCGGTGGCCGGCGTCATTCTGCAGCGGCTGACGGGTAACGAGCTCGCCAGCCCGGAAGTCCTGGGCATCAGCGCCGGCGCGACCGTCGGCGTCACCCTGTTGCTGTTCGTCGCCGCCGTGCCGACGCTGCCCTTGCAACTCGTCTTTGCCTCGGTCGGCTCGCTCGCCGTTCTCGCCGCCATCTTCGCGCTCGGCCTCGGCACGC is part of the Pleomorphomonas sp. PLEO genome and encodes:
- the fhuB gene encoding Fe(3+)-hydroxamate ABC transporter permease FhuB, which translates into the protein MSPSRWFRHPAPFAVALLALAGWFSWLEIGPLLTVWQDGQSPISGLMLMNSTLPRLAVALLCGIALGLSGALFQFVLKNPLASPATLGVSAGANLALVVSMLFAPALMGFGRDVVALVGSGVAAGVVLRLGARRDFSPFVLILAGLIVSLWCGALAAILILMNDRYLAGLFIWGAGSLSQQSWQPALSLAPKLLIAAVLAGLMIRPLSLLEAGDVTAAALGARVPRLRFLAIAIAVALAAFVTSTVGVISFVGLVAPALARLTGARRPAAVLLWSSVFGAGLLSATDGLVQWMTGAMKDFVPTGAVTAVIGAPLLLALLGGLKARHRPLPAAGGHQAARSIERRGSGRWVVLALGFVLLLALAIFIGRAPLTGGWSLPPATVLSDIVALRLPRVLAALAAGAMLAVAGVILQRLTGNELASPEVLGISAGATVGVTLLLFVAAVPTLPLQLVFASVGSLAVLAAIFALGLGTRFEPERLLMAGVALSALVDAVCGVIAVNGDPRAMVLLRWMSGSTYSASLELSITVLAVGALLTVAALAMRRWLDILPLGAETASGVGIDLGRARFLLFLVAGILSGAATLAAGPLSFAGLMGPHIARELGFKRAGGQIVGGALAGAGILVLADWAGRTLAFPYEMPAGLVAALIGTPLLLALIRGRG